The DNA region CTATTAGTTTCATCACGgttttgaaatcaaagtttCTTGTGGGTCTGTAATgtattgattattattttcgACAAACGGGGGATAAATTGTTTGGTGTAAATTAATAGATTTCCTAACCGTTTTATTAAAACAGgttcaaaaattgaaaagatcACTGGTGGGGTTAGATTTATTGTTTGGCGGTGATGAACCTCACAAGTTACATGTATTgagtaaattatttttgctcGATTTGAGGGAAATAAGAAAATCCACAAACAGCTGCTGAACCGCCTTGAAGACGATCTCATAGTCTAACCTTTCCTGCGTTTGACTTGTAATAATTCCACGTTATCCGCAAGCTTGAGGGCAGACATTTCGTCAAAGGTTAGGAATTTAAGCCTAGTTTTACTCAAGAACTCAGGAATATGCGGGCGCTCTTTGAAGTTGTACCCTAACAAGCGACGCGGTTTCCCGAAACATTCTACGCATGCTATGCAATTTCCTTTCATCCGGCGGGCTTCGATGTTTTAAATTTGACGCTTTTTATCGATTCTACGCCTGCAACTTGTTAGACAATTGTTAGCATTGCGTGCTTGTGTCCACCCACCCGGCTACACTCTCTCATCGAGTTGTCCAGCATTGACTTGTTCACAATTCCCTTCACAAAGAAGAGCGATTAACTATCTCAGTGTATTGTAGAAATTATATGAAATGCAGACCTGGATGGACGTCATCATTCATAAATGCTTTTTCATGGCTTGGTTCAGACAATACTACAAttcaatgaaaactttaaaagtcGTGAGGTCTCTTGTAAATGAAAGAACAATGACGAATGAACAGCAGAATGAAAAAGTCAGCACACCGACTCTATCGACAGAGATTTTTTCGACTTGTGATCAACTATCCCGACAATTAGAGAAAATGGCGAAAAGTGAGTTTCATAACATCATTACTGGTATAAACAACTTAATCCTGTTTGTagtaatttattgttttcaattcaaGAAATTCTCTGGTCTGATAtaagacaacttttattttcggGAGCAAATGTCGTGCAGCACAGTGTACAAAACGTTCGCTATCCGCACCTGAGGGTCATTTGGGCAAAAAATTACCAAGATCTTCCTCTAAGATGCTACAGCGGGAATTTTCAATAAGAACTGATTCTTTCGGGTACTGCTGTTACAATAGAACGCTAGAAAAAGATACCAACGTGGTCATTTCACTCAGTACGCTCATCCAGAACAGAATATTGAAACTCATCAGAAAAGAAAGTTATCGATCAACCAGATTTATACATCCCATTCTATTTTCAGCAAAGCTAATTAGTTAAAGTCGTTCCTACTTATTTTGACACTcgtttttaaatattgtttactgGCCAGAAATCGCGACAATCCACATTTGGCGCGGAGCTCGTTAGTAAAAGTGAACAGAAAAAGTGGTTCGAACATGTTTTGCTACTCGCGGCATCTAAATACCTGTCAAACGTGGGTCAACTGTCACAGCAGTGAACATAGATTTAGATTGGACCACTCTAGAAACggttattttctttcaattagtTGGCAGTCAATACTCGTCTTTTGTTGGAAGCTTTTGTGTACTCCTCCCTAACCCTGTTTATCCCGAGGCATTACAATCACCCAAGGGATTTCTGTTGCTATTCCGTCGGATGGGTCTGTTATTTTACCAGCATTCAAAACACTTTGTCCAGATTTGGGCTTTTTGTTTACATAGACCATTACAATAAACAGTCAGAGATTAAACCGAGCCGCTCAATCGATCAGAAAAAATGCTATTGTGAAGTCCATCCAGCCATAAAGCGCGGATTTTTGTGCCAGTTTGCTACCGATACCGACAAAACGTCAGAGAAAATGTCTTGAAGTGCATTTGATGACAAAAGAACGACATTAGTGAAAACTGCTTTTCAAACCTTTGTCGGAAGCTCCGTTGGAGCAGCTGGTACAAGAAAATCCGAATAATCAGCTTTAAGTGAACGTGATTGTTATCCAGTAATCACAAAGAGAAATTTGCATAGAACCTGTACATGTTCTATTGTGTCAATAAACAGTCAGGAATAGACTTAGACGCGCTCTTCTCTGAAATTCAGTGCCTTCAGGTATGTTTCTTGTCCATTTTACACTAACATCGCTTGGCTTGTTTTGGTTTACCATTTGTGAGGATTTATTTGCTGCGATACCAAATTCTGGAGCTCTTATTTTGGATGTTGTTTGTCTTAGATTGTAACGACTGTTAACTATAAACACGAAGTAATGGGCATTGAACGCTGCTAAAAAGTCTCCGATTTCTCATTGCTAAGCCggtgtgaaaatatttttttccacgaACTGGCTTTCATTGCGATGAGCATAAACGGTGAATTTGTAAAGTACCTGTATACCATTAAAAggataaatttcttttgattCCCTACTCAATTGACAGTCATACAACACCGGTTGGACAAAGGCTAGGTTTGAAATTCCTTGGGGTGAAATGAAAGTGAACACAAATAGTTTGTTTTTCGAAACTCGTCATTTCTaaacaaaactgcaaaattgAGGTAGTGCACATTGTGTCCATAATTACGTTTTCCTGCTATAGTTTCGTTGCATTTCGAGGAATATTGGCATCTAGTCTTGAAATTGCCGTTTGAAGAGGCCCAATTTGTAAATGTATTTTTCCGACAGATGCACGCCTCTGTATCACGGTTGGAGGTCTTTGCAGCGGGAAAGGTGTAACTCTATACTCAAAAACCACTTTACAGTGTTGTTTCCAACCTCCAGCTTCATGTCTGGTTTTCATGTTAGTTCATTTGGACAAAAATTCGAAAACGATTGGAGGGAGGTGTAAATCTCACGTAGAAATTTCACGCAAATTCTCTATTGACTAATGCATGATCATTTCAAATCTTAGTTTGTTAGGGCAAAGGCAGGAAAAGCACTTAACTTCTGAAAGGAAGCACGCATCCCATTTCCTCTGACGTGCAGCGGAACATTACAGAGAAAACTGGCCTCTGCGtgtttttcaactgagttggAATCTTATTTAAAGGGGAACACGTCTTAAAGAATATTAAGTTGTGCGGTTCGCCTTGGGTGCATGATTCGATTACTTTGGGTCTTTCTCAGCAAAGTATGTCTTACATTGCCAGTGAGTCAGCGTAGTGCTATACATCAACTAATGTTACGTTCCATGCTTATCATCTAGATCTAAGTCGTGGAATGTGATGAAGACTTTTTGAAACCCAACCAGGCAGAGAGGTATTTTTCACTTCAGAAACGATGACGGATAAGAGAAATTCGTAGATCCCTCCCGGGAGCATTTATCAAAACATCAACGGATTAGTGAAGTCAGCGTTGAAACATTCCAGAAAAATTTGCAGCAGCTGATTTTTTACCTGTCAAGACATTAAAAAGCGCGGTGACTTCGTGAACTGCTTAAAAACTTCAAGACGCATCCTGAGAGCATCGTGGAGAAATCTTAAAATAGAAATGGGAGACACAGATAACATGACAATGTCATCACCGAACCACACAGAGACTCATCAGCGATCTATTCTAGACACTCCTGAGGGTAAAGCACAGCTTTCTATTTACGTTCTCACATTTCTGCTGGGTTCTTTTGGGAATGTCCTCGTATTACTGGTGGTTCGAAGTAAAAAACATCGAACCGTCAACGATCTCTTCATTGTCAATCTGGCCATCTCGGACCTTTTGATGATTGGATTCCTACCAGTTTACTCCGCGAAAATTCTGGTACAATTCCACCACAGTACGGCATTCTGCAAGAGTGTTTTTCCCATAGCTACAATGACGTTTTTTGTAAGTATATTCACACTGACATCCATGGCAATCCATCGCTGCTATGTCATCACAAACCCGTTTAAGCCCGAAATGCGAAAATGGAAGATCATGGCTTGGTTGGTTGGCGTGTGGGTTGCGTCCTTTATAGCTGTTCTTCCTCTCGTGCTGGCCATAGAGGGAGGATTACCTGGAACAGCTGATTGCCCCGAATCTTGGCATTCCGATGCGCTCAGAAAAGCTTACACAGCATGCTTGTTCGTGCTGCAGTATTCTCTTCCTTTGGCCGTCATCACTGCAGCGTATATACGGATAGCAGTGGATCTGCTGAAATCAAGCACAGAGAGATTTGGACCAGGGAAAAGTCTCAATAATAATCGGCGTGATGGCAATGCACTGTCGCGTCTCGCATGCAAAGAAGATATCCAGGTATTAAAAACCGTAGCTGTGATCGTGTTAGTGTTTGCAATTTGTTTGTTACCTCTTCAGCTCAGGTGGATGATGTTAGACTTTGGTGGGGAAACCCAAAGGCGCATTGCCGGTCAAGTGTTTGTAAAATTCGACGTCCTCCTCTCAATATTTCATAGCTGCCTTAATCCTCTGGTTTATGGGACCCTCACGAGGCGCTTCAGAAGAGGCTATATCAGATACTTGATATGCCTGTGTCCTTGTTTCAAAGATCGTGTACCCAATGGAACTGCGAGCACTACGGGGTATCATTATCAGGACTGTAGCTCACCTACCAACCAGAATGGTTCAGCTTTGGATCACGCTGAAAGGACACCTCTTGGACGAGAAAGCCCTGAACACGAAACGAAGAGCACTGAAGTGTAACCTGCTTCTTTCATATCCAATCAGAATATGAAACTACAAGTGCGGGGCTGGAAAACCTTCTGCTCGAGGGAGCATTTCTGAAGTCAACCTGTTTGAAAAGGCTTACCAGGGGAGCACTGAACAGAGACTTGCTCTAGTAACAAACTGGCTCATAACGACTTCTAGCATAGATGGCCTCTCGAACAGTTTACTGCGATTATTGCAATAGTAAGTAAAATGAGCTTACAAATACAGAAAAGCATGCTTTTGTCTCGCAGCAACATTCACACGGAAGAAGATACCTCAGGCtaaattatctttcttttattgCTCAGCGCTGATCTTAATAGTGATTCAATTCTTTATTTTAGAAGAACTACGTTTTTTAGGTTTAAAAATACACAGAAATTTGCATGTGACGGAATCAcgatttcatcaaaaaagtTTTTACATGCGTATCTTAGatgtctttaatttttttttctgttatttcaccATGCTTTGAAAAGGCTATATAACTTAGGAGTAAAATTATTCGCATCTTGtactgttttcatttgtttttcatcGTGTTTCATGATAGTTTATTCTTCAAATCTTTGACAATATTTGTCTGCCAACTAAGGAGAGAATTCTGAACATTTTACCGTGGAACACCTCTAAAGCTTATAAGTAAGTAACTTGGAAACTTTTTTATGAGTAATATATGCTCAAGTTATTGCCAATAACATGGAATAGACGTGTTTGATTATAATTAGAGAGAACtaatatttttaacatgaagGAGTAATTTAGTCTTAATTTGATACCCTATCTACACCTATACTGGTCAGCGAGAAGAACAAAGGTCACCTTATGCAGAAAACAAGAGCACTTTCCTTTACAACTCGCTGGCACtgcatttttatattttaatgtGTAAAATGGCATTTAccttaattgaaaaattatattttaaaactgagtttGCTCATGAGCAAACAGTCGGATTAGCCGCgacattttgtaataaatttCTTGTATACACGGTATGTAAAAGTGTTTTATTGAATTATTTGCGTTATGTTGACACCactgataaaaaagaaagtattGAGCATACATTTATCTAAATTTATCGGTATGATGGCTTAATCTGATTTAAGAATTAACCAAAGGTTAGGTTTCTTTAACTTTCTAATGCTCCACTTAGATTGGTTGACGATTATTCCAGCATTGTAAGCTAACCACTTGTGGTTTGTGGTTTTTTCATGCAATCCGTCTGGTTCGCGCTTAAATTGTCATCACATTTTCTATAAATTCGAGGTTATAAGTATTTTCATCTGGGGGCGAAGAGCTATGGCATGGGAACGTTTTACCTTCGTACAAGCCATTGCAAACCCGCATTGTCCTGCTCGGAGCCTTTTCATGAATCGTTTGGCTACCAAAACACCGCAAGAAGATTGAAATTGCTCACTTTTGAAATCATGCAacacttaaaattaaaaaaaatccctaCTCTTTACACActgttataaataaaaaaaaaatgcctctaaatacaaaacaaactgaCATCCGCTTGCTTCTTTTATTCCCGTCCCTGTCGTTCTTGATGACCTGTAGGTTTTGAAAGACTGCTGCAGTTGACATTTGGTTTCTGGCAATTTACATTTGATCGCCAAGAGAcatttaaaattgtcatttcccACAGGTCGACTTAGCTCTACCGCCGTTAAGACGAGTGCTGATATCTTACATACTGTACAGGTTTGTATTTCCGGTATTTCGTGATCCGTCATTGACGATTCGATATTATAGACAAATTGATTAATTACTGGGCTAATTAACGAGCGAAACTTCGAGAACAAGATGTTTCGTTTTGTTGCTGCTCTTAATCGATAGCGTGTGGAACACATATCGACACGCactaaattaattcaaatttacattggaaactttaaaaattgtcagGTATTTCATTGATatataaaatgtttttacaacGTTCATTACAAATTCTATGAGGGAAAACACTTATATTCCCGGTAGTAATTGGAGTAGAATCCTAAAGTTACCTTTTGTCCATGGTGTCTAGAAGTTTAGGAACTGAAAACACAAGGATGCAATTATAAAACAAAGTGATGATAAACAAGTACGTCGTGTCGTAGGAGTGATGATAAACAAGTACGTCGTGTTAAATCTCCTTTCGCTTCTCGATAGATAACATCTGGGCAGATTTTAACTGTTTTGACTCTCAAGGATTGGATAAAAATTCACCTGCCACCAGGCATTCGTGGTAACAAAGCGTTAAGTTGTAACAGCTGCCAGGGAAATAAGGGAGTATGAAATTCAAGGTTATGTTTTATCCTGTCCTCTTCTCAGAGCAAGTTCTGCCTTAAAAAAAAGGCTCAGTGCGTTCTCACGAGGGAGATAAAAGGCTCGAAGTACCAATGACTACGTATCTGATTAAAGACTAGATTGGATACTCGATGCGATTATACGTAAATAGAGCTGGTTATCATAAGCTCTTTACGACTTCGTAAAAATTGATAGAGCTCAATCATGTTTAAAAGACTTCTTCGTCAGTTTCAGAACTAGGTCATGCTTCAACCACTAATTGATAATTATGTAAGAATTGCATAACCTTTGATGAAAGTTTTACTAATAATTGCACATGGCCGTCAGTGTTTTCGCTTATTGTTGAATTGTTTCGAAACACCGTTTTTTCACAACTGTTGAGTAAGCAGTTGGTGATTTACAATGTCCGTTAAAAGATCTCCGCTATGAACTTTTTCATCTACGTTGGCGATAGAACAGTCAAATGATAAATCTAAGTGGATTATTATCGAGCACCATTTGATTTGACCTTCGCTGTATTGACTAAGCTGACCACGTTTATGTGATAATGACCTACGATAAGAATCTGTAAGAGAAAGGCAAATTCGTGGACAAATGTTTTGTTCGGACCtaatcgaaagaaaaaatacaatcaTAGTTAACCTTGCACTCTTTCACCATATGTGGCAAACTTATCGAGATTCTGATCAATATTATGACAATGTTatgaaaaaatgtcattttagaGACATGTGCATCCAATCTGTTCTTTGCCAAATTTTTCTCCCCTCTTTTGTCACAACAATGTGAACCAGAAACTCCAACTCGACAGTCTTGCTGCGTAGTTAGAAAACGATGGTGGTTTAGAAATTTTCCTCCGCCTTACAGCTTAATATACTTTAAAAACCCAACTGACTCAAGTTTTATTAATAGGAACGATTTTTCTCCCTTAGATAGTTCAAGTCATCAGGGAATTGAACAATCAGTTTGGATTCTAAAGTTGCTTTATTGACATacttttatgttattttatctaCAATAATAGATACTGATGTTCTTTTTTCTGCGTGGGTTTTTGATATACTTCTATATTAATATCACTTTACAGGATTccaccaagagaaaataaaaggtcCTATCATTTTGTCTTGATTCCacaaaacaacgaaaaaaatacaatttactcCTTCTTACCAAGAATTAAGGCGCAAAATGCTTTACACCAGCAAAGGCACATTCATGGCTGTGTTTCTGATGAAAACAGAAACGACAATCGGCTTCTTTCCACTGTGATCCGCTACGTGCAAGAATTAAGGTGGTCTTGTTTCcagctaaactttgtttacatGCCTCAGCAAGACCTCTGAAGGTTCGTGCAGTTATGTTTAAGTTTCCTGTGCTTCACAATGAATTCCTGAGACATTTAAAGACTTGTTACATCACCTGGATCACAGATGCTTTTGCTGACTATAAATATGTACTACCACATGAAACTCATTTACGCTCCCTCTGAGGTGatgatttcatttcatttgtacTCGGCATCAGCAAAGTAGTTAAAAAGGTTTCTACACCATACCTCGAACAGTTACCGCTATTTGTAGAATAGCTACTAATTCTTCACTAACAGCAACATTTTACTAACACCACGAACGCCAAGATGTTAACTGCAAGAAAGATATCCAGTTTCTCGATTTCAAATATGTTTTAGTAGAAATGTCAGACGCCGGTTCATTTTCTTAGATAATACGCATCAAGCAGGTCATGGGAAATCGGAATAGGAGAGAGTACAAATACATAACTAGGGGAGACAATATCATTGTACAATTCTATACGGATCAAAATTCCTTCTATTGGTTTTGTGTCgattagaaaaaaatgaaataaataaaggcTCTAACAGTGCATTCATACTACAAATGGTTAAAAGTTACCAATAGATGCACAGAGGACTGGTTAAGAACAAAGATATCTCTCAGACATCACCTCACAATGCGATTCACTTGATCAGAGGTAAGAAGATCAGTACAATTAGAATAAATGACACGAAGATGACAGTCCGTACTTCATCTTCACGTCATTTACTGCGACCAAGTTTTACAGAAATCAGTGTTTGAATAACTATCGCTGTACATCGATATGACGGCCAAAGATTCCCGGTAAAGTTTGATGGTGATACTCAAGCGACAGAATAATAAGAACTAAACCATGGCTGAAAATAGAGGTTTCTTCATATTATTGAGTGTTATAATTGTTTAGTCTCACGGTAAACTGTCTCAGGTTGCAAATTCACAAGTTGATGACAAGGTTGACCGCTCGCAGTTAACTAAAACTAGTCGAGACGAGACGTGGTTTAACGCGTAACAGAATCGATTACAACAAATAACgctacccccccccccagggTAGCGTGCTTGTCCCTTTACTGTTTATCATCTACATAAATGACTTACCTTTGGCGGTTCAAGGTTGCGGTGTCGAGCTATATGCTGAAGATACCCTTATCCATTTTGCAAGCAAGTCAGTCCGTGAAATTCAAGCTCAGTTAACGAGTGGCCTAACTAATGTTCCAAGCTGGCTCTATGTTAATTTCCTTCTGATACTTAATCTTGAAAAAACGAAGATTGTGCTTATTGGTACCCATCAGAGGACCGCATAGGCTGACAGTCTAGCTATAGAAATCAGTAACACGCGTTTAGAAAGGGTTAACAGGTTCAAATATCTCGAGGTCCTTCTAGACAACACTCTACCTTGGAAGGACCACATAGAATATACTGGTAACAAGATCTCGTCTCGAATAGGTGTTTTGCGTCGAGCGCGTAAGGTTCTCCTAAGCCAACTTGCCAAATGCTCTACAGTACTATAGTCTTGCCATTGTTCGATTGCTGTTCGCCTGTCTGGGACAGTTGTGGGGCTGGGAACAAAGCCTACCTAGATAAGCTAGATAGACGTGCCCCATGTATTATTGAAGGTCGGTCAATCGGGGCTGAGGAGTTAAAATCAACACTTGGCTGGCCCAGCCTACAAGCACGCAGAAATTGTCTCAAATGCGTTTTAGTCCATAAATTTATTTACGGATTAGCGCCTTCTTATTCACTTTCAGAGTTTAGGCACGCGCACTTTTTCCATGGCTATAACACCAGAAGTCGTGATTTGCTGCGCCCTTCCTTCGCAAAAACTGCTAAGTATCTAAGTATCTAGGGAGCTTCAGAATAAACGGCACTCGGACTTTCAACACCCTTCCGAGAAACATTAGACAAGTAGAGACATTCAGCGAATTAAAAATCAAGCTAAATCGCCATGTTAAATAGTAACGCCTGCGGTACGTG from Pocillopora verrucosa isolate sample1 chromosome 1, ASM3666991v2, whole genome shotgun sequence includes:
- the LOC131785493 gene encoding neuropeptide FF receptor 1-like, with the translated sequence MGDTDNMTMSSPNHTETHQRSILDTPEGKAQLSIYVLTFLLGSFGNVLVLLVVRSKKHRTVNDLFIVNLAISDLLMIGFLPVYSAKILVQFHHSTAFCKSVFPIATMTFFVSIFTLTSMAIHRCYVITNPFKPEMRKWKIMAWLVGVWVASFIAVLPLVLAIEGGLPGTADCPESWHSDALRKAYTACLFVLQYSLPLAVITAAYIRIAVDLLKSSTERFGPGKSLNNNRRDGNALSRLACKEDIQVLKTVAVIVLVFAICLLPLQLRWMMLDFGGETQRRIAGQVFVKFDVLLSIFHSCLNPLVYGTLTRRFRRGYIRYLICLCPCFKDRVPNGTASTTGYHYQDCSSPTNQNGSALDHAERTPLGRESPEHETKSTEV